In Polynucleobacter sp. AP-Ainpum-60-G11, one DNA window encodes the following:
- the aspS gene encoding aspartate--tRNA ligase has protein sequence MSMRSHTCGQVTETLIGQEITLSGWVNRRRDHGGVIFIDLRDHQGFVQVVCDPDRPEMFALAEQVRNEFCIQIKGLVRARPAGTENNDLVSGKIEVLCHSLVILNASITPPFQLEDENLSETTRLTHRVLDLRRPQMQKNLRLRYNVAMECRRYLDAAGFIDIETPMLTKSTPEGARDYLVPSRVHDGQFFALPQSPQLFKQLLMVAGFDRYYQITKCFRDEDLRADRQPEFTQIDCETAFLDELEIRELFENMIRHIFKTTMNVELPNPFPTMPYSEGMARFGSDKPDLRVNFEFTELTDLMKDVDFKVFSGAANQEGGRVVGLCVPGGAEISRSEIDDYTQFVAIYGAKGLAWIKVNSVAEGRNGLQSPIVKNLHDAAIEGILKRTGAKDGDIIFFGADKEKVVNDAIGGLRLKIGHSAWGKEHGLSTEGWKPLWVVDFPMFEYDEDNARWVACHHPFTSPKDEHMQYLESNPGKCLAKAYDMVLNGSEIGGGSVRIHQEVVQSQVFRALKIGPEEAQAKFGFLLDALQYGAPPHGGIAFGLDRIVTMMTGAESIRDVIAFPKTQRAQCLLTQAPSPVDERQLKELHIRLRQAAPAA, from the coding sequence ATGTCGATGCGAAGTCATACCTGCGGTCAGGTAACTGAAACACTCATTGGTCAAGAAATTACACTCTCAGGTTGGGTGAATCGTCGCCGTGACCACGGTGGTGTGATCTTTATTGACTTGCGTGATCACCAAGGTTTTGTGCAAGTAGTGTGCGATCCAGATCGCCCAGAGATGTTTGCCTTGGCTGAGCAAGTGCGTAACGAGTTTTGTATTCAGATCAAAGGCTTGGTACGTGCACGTCCTGCCGGCACTGAAAACAATGATTTAGTGAGCGGAAAGATTGAAGTACTTTGCCATAGCTTAGTCATTCTTAATGCGTCTATTACCCCTCCATTCCAATTGGAAGATGAGAACTTATCTGAGACCACTCGCTTAACCCACCGCGTACTGGATTTGCGTCGCCCGCAAATGCAAAAGAATTTGCGTTTGCGTTATAACGTCGCTATGGAATGCCGTCGCTACTTGGATGCAGCGGGCTTTATTGATATCGAAACACCGATGTTGACCAAGAGTACCCCCGAAGGCGCGCGTGACTATTTAGTCCCATCTCGCGTTCATGATGGTCAGTTCTTTGCATTGCCACAGTCCCCCCAGCTGTTTAAACAGTTGTTGATGGTGGCTGGCTTTGATCGCTACTACCAGATTACGAAGTGTTTCCGAGACGAAGATTTGCGTGCTGACCGTCAGCCTGAATTTACTCAGATTGACTGTGAAACAGCTTTCTTGGACGAATTAGAAATCCGTGAGTTATTTGAGAACATGATCCGTCATATTTTCAAAACCACCATGAATGTTGAGTTGCCTAATCCATTCCCAACGATGCCTTACTCAGAAGGTATGGCGCGCTTCGGTTCAGATAAGCCAGATCTGCGTGTGAATTTTGAGTTCACAGAATTGACTGACTTGATGAAAGATGTGGATTTCAAAGTATTCTCTGGCGCAGCAAACCAAGAGGGTGGGCGCGTAGTTGGTTTGTGCGTACCTGGTGGTGCTGAAATTAGCCGTAGTGAAATTGATGACTACACTCAATTCGTAGCAATCTATGGCGCCAAAGGTTTGGCGTGGATCAAGGTGAACTCAGTTGCTGAAGGTCGCAATGGTTTGCAGTCACCAATCGTGAAGAACTTGCATGATGCTGCGATTGAAGGCATCTTGAAGCGCACTGGTGCAAAAGATGGCGATATTATTTTCTTCGGTGCTGATAAAGAAAAGGTAGTCAATGACGCTATCGGTGGCTTGCGTTTGAAAATTGGTCATTCTGCTTGGGGTAAAGAGCATGGCCTCTCCACCGAAGGTTGGAAGCCGTTGTGGGTAGTGGACTTCCCGATGTTTGAGTATGACGAAGACAATGCCCGTTGGGTTGCATGTCACCATCCATTTACAAGCCCTAAAGATGAGCATATGCAGTACCTCGAATCCAATCCTGGTAAGTGCTTAGCTAAAGCCTATGACATGGTTCTGAACGGTAGTGAGATTGGTGGCGGATCAGTCCGTATTCATCAAGAGGTAGTACAGAGTCAAGTATTCCGTGCATTGAAAATTGGTCCTGAAGAAGCGCAGGCCAAGTTTGGATTCTTGTTAGATGCCTTGCAATATGGTGCGCCTCCGCATGGTGGTATTGCGTTTGGTTTGGATCGCATCGTCACAATGATGACCGGAGCTGAATCTATTCGTGATGTGATCGCATTCCCTAAAACGCAACGTGCGCAGTGCTTATTGACGCAGGCTCCTAGCCCAGTGGATGAGCGTCAGCTAAAAGAATTGCATATTCGTTTGCGCCAAGCTGCTCCAGCTGCTTAA
- the ubiB gene encoding ubiquinone biosynthesis regulatory protein kinase UbiB → MRRLARLSFIFFTAWRYGLLPLLRDILKPGIRRGLLTILCWTSPGQSLPRGERIRLTLEALGPIFVKFGQVLSTRRDLLPEDIADELAKLQDQVPPFSNDESCRLIEQALGQSIEEVFISFDATPVASASVAQVHFGLLRGTQKHPEWEGRAVAIKVLRPGILPIIDGDLALLYDLAKIIERLSEDGRRLKPRENVAEFDTHLHDELDLMREAANASQLRRYFVDSKKLMIPEMYWDLCHTNVIVMERMNGISIGRTTELKAAGVDFKKLAADGVEIFFTQVFEHGFFHADMHPGNIMISLEPETFGRFISLDFGIVGALSQTDKSYLALNFLAFFNRDYRRVAELHIESGWVPANTRVEELEGAVRSVCEPYFDRPLKEISLGIVLMRLFQTSRRFKVEIQPQLTLLQKTLLNVEGLARQLDPDLDLWKTAKPILEKWISQQLGWRALVDGIKAEAPSWAQILPTLPRLIAESLAQAHTPRKESNAELEVLKGLLLQERRTHRLLAGALLFAGGFLAGILIIGLGLY, encoded by the coding sequence GTGCGTCGCCTAGCCCGTCTTTCTTTTATTTTCTTTACTGCATGGCGCTATGGCTTACTGCCATTGTTACGCGATATTTTGAAGCCCGGTATTCGTCGCGGTCTATTAACAATTCTTTGTTGGACTTCACCAGGACAGTCTCTGCCTAGGGGTGAGCGTATTCGCTTGACTTTAGAGGCGCTTGGACCAATCTTTGTGAAGTTTGGGCAAGTACTTTCTACTCGACGTGATTTATTGCCAGAAGACATCGCCGATGAATTGGCGAAGTTGCAAGATCAAGTCCCACCATTTTCTAACGATGAATCTTGTCGCTTGATTGAACAGGCGCTGGGTCAATCTATCGAAGAAGTATTTATTAGTTTTGATGCAACCCCTGTGGCTAGTGCCTCTGTAGCCCAGGTGCACTTTGGATTATTGCGCGGCACCCAAAAGCATCCGGAATGGGAAGGTCGTGCTGTAGCAATCAAAGTCCTGCGTCCTGGGATTCTGCCAATCATTGATGGCGATCTTGCTTTGCTTTATGACTTAGCAAAAATTATCGAGCGACTTTCTGAGGATGGGCGTCGCTTGAAGCCCCGTGAAAACGTTGCCGAATTTGATACTCATTTGCATGATGAATTAGATCTGATGCGTGAAGCAGCAAATGCAAGTCAGTTACGTCGCTATTTTGTTGACTCTAAAAAGTTAATGATTCCTGAGATGTATTGGGACTTATGTCACACGAATGTCATCGTGATGGAAAGGATGAATGGCATCTCGATTGGACGTACTACAGAGTTGAAGGCAGCTGGAGTTGATTTTAAAAAGCTTGCTGCAGATGGCGTTGAAATATTTTTCACGCAAGTTTTTGAGCACGGCTTCTTTCACGCCGACATGCATCCTGGCAACATCATGATTAGTCTTGAGCCCGAGACTTTTGGCCGATTTATTTCTTTGGATTTTGGGATCGTTGGCGCCTTAAGTCAGACAGATAAAAGTTATTTGGCGTTAAATTTTCTAGCTTTCTTTAATCGTGATTACCGTCGAGTGGCTGAATTACATATTGAGTCTGGCTGGGTTCCAGCCAATACTCGTGTTGAGGAGCTAGAAGGTGCAGTACGTTCTGTTTGCGAGCCCTATTTTGATCGCCCTCTAAAAGAAATTTCTCTTGGAATCGTGTTGATGCGTTTGTTCCAAACATCACGCCGCTTCAAGGTGGAGATTCAGCCGCAACTCACGTTGCTCCAAAAGACTTTATTAAATGTCGAGGGTCTGGCGCGTCAGCTTGATCCAGATCTCGACCTTTGGAAGACTGCTAAGCCAATTTTAGAAAAATGGATCAGTCAGCAGTTAGGTTGGCGGGCTCTGGTGGATGGCATTAAGGCTGAAGCACCTAGTTGGGCGCAAATTTTGCCAACCTTGCCACGGCTGATTGCCGAGAGTTTGGCGCAAGCACACACCCCTCGTAAGGAGTCAAATGCTGAATTAGAGGTCTTAAAAGGCCTTTTATTACAGGAAAGACGCACCCATCGCCTCTTGGCTGGCGCTTTGCTCTTTGCAGGCGGCTTTTTGGCTGGGATTCTGATAATCGGCCTTGGTCTGTACTAG
- a CDS encoding ABC transporter ATP-binding protein/permease, with protein sequence MRHSSGHHHSAADSKSSQGSDWKVIRDLLPYLLEYKFRVAIALTCLVAAKVTNLGIPILMKQLIDALNIKADSPQALLVVPAGLILAYGFLRISASIFTELRESLFARVTQNAVRKVALQVFEHLHSLALSFHLARQTGGVSRDIERGTRGIQSLISYSLYSILPTLIEFCLVLGFLAYAYDIWFAAITLVALVLYIVFTVVVTEWRTHFRRTMNDMDSKANQKAIDSLLNFETVKYFGNEAFEASRYDQNLLRYQAAAVKSQKSLAVLNFGQQTIIAVGLVLILWRATLGVIDGSMTLGDLVLVNTLMIQLYIPLNFLGVIYREIKQALTDMDRMFSLLNTEKEIADAPNATSLLISNQGRGPDVRFENVSFHYDAKREILKDVSFSIPAGTITAVVGQSGAGKSTLARLLFRFYDVQFGKILIDDQNIVDVTQSSLRKAIGIVPQDTVLFNDTIGYNIAYGNPNASIEEVYEAARAAQIDRFIKHLPDGYDTQVGERGLKLSGGEKQRVAIARTLLKKPAMLIFDEATSALDSKTERAFQEELLGLAKNRTTLIIAHRLSTIIHADQILVMDHGQIVERGTHAELLAANGRYAEMWQMQERSTVD encoded by the coding sequence ATGAGACATTCATCAGGGCATCACCACTCGGCAGCAGATTCAAAGTCTTCACAAGGCAGTGACTGGAAAGTCATTCGTGATTTACTTCCCTATCTACTGGAATATAAATTTAGGGTAGCGATTGCTCTGACATGCTTAGTCGCTGCCAAGGTTACCAACCTCGGCATTCCGATTTTGATGAAGCAATTGATTGATGCACTCAATATCAAGGCGGATTCTCCTCAGGCCTTGCTGGTGGTACCTGCTGGATTGATCTTGGCTTATGGCTTCTTAAGAATCTCTGCCTCGATTTTTACTGAGTTGCGTGAATCCCTTTTTGCGCGCGTGACGCAAAATGCGGTGCGTAAAGTGGCTCTTCAAGTTTTTGAGCATTTGCACTCTCTAGCGCTTAGCTTTCATTTGGCTCGTCAGACTGGCGGAGTTAGTCGAGATATTGAGCGTGGTACCCGCGGCATCCAGTCGCTGATCTCCTACTCCCTGTACAGCATCCTGCCAACCCTGATTGAATTTTGTTTGGTGCTTGGATTCTTGGCTTACGCATACGATATTTGGTTTGCCGCTATTACACTTGTCGCCTTAGTCCTTTATATCGTCTTCACAGTAGTAGTGACTGAATGGCGCACCCATTTTCGCCGCACCATGAATGACATGGATTCCAAGGCCAATCAGAAGGCGATTGACTCACTCCTCAATTTTGAGACCGTGAAGTATTTTGGTAATGAGGCATTTGAAGCGAGTCGCTACGATCAGAATTTATTGCGCTATCAAGCTGCTGCTGTTAAATCTCAGAAATCCTTAGCAGTGCTGAACTTTGGACAGCAGACTATTATTGCGGTCGGCTTAGTTCTCATACTTTGGCGTGCGACCTTAGGCGTGATCGACGGATCTATGACCTTGGGTGACTTAGTTTTGGTTAACACCCTGATGATTCAGTTGTACATTCCATTGAACTTCTTAGGGGTGATCTATCGCGAGATTAAGCAGGCGCTGACGGATATGGATCGCATGTTCTCGCTTCTCAATACTGAGAAAGAGATTGCTGATGCGCCCAATGCGACATCTTTGCTTATTAGCAATCAAGGTCGTGGACCTGATGTTCGTTTTGAGAATGTCTCGTTTCATTACGATGCCAAGCGTGAAATTCTCAAGGATGTAAGTTTTAGTATTCCAGCGGGAACAATTACTGCGGTCGTGGGGCAAAGCGGCGCTGGTAAGAGCACCTTAGCCCGCTTACTGTTTCGTTTTTACGATGTTCAGTTCGGAAAGATCCTGATTGATGATCAAAATATTGTCGACGTCACGCAATCGAGTTTACGTAAGGCGATTGGTATCGTTCCGCAAGATACAGTTCTGTTTAATGACACTATTGGCTACAACATCGCTTACGGCAATCCCAATGCTTCAATTGAGGAGGTTTATGAGGCTGCTAGAGCTGCACAGATCGATCGTTTTATTAAGCACCTCCCAGATGGTTATGACACCCAAGTAGGTGAACGTGGCTTAAAGTTGTCGGGTGGTGAGAAGCAGCGTGTTGCGATTGCACGTACTTTACTTAAAAAGCCAGCAATGCTTATTTTTGATGAAGCAACCTCAGCCTTGGACTCTAAGACAGAGCGCGCTTTTCAGGAGGAGCTGCTTGGCTTGGCTAAAAACCGTACTACTTTGATCATTGCCCATAGGCTTTCCACGATTATTCACGCTGATCAAATATTGGTCATGGATCATGGCCAGATTGTGGAGCGTGGAACACATGCCGAACTACTGGCTGCTAATGGTCGATATGCTGAGATGTGGCAAATGCAAGAGCGCAGTACTGTTGATTAG
- a CDS encoding SCP2 domain-containing protein → MTTTSLPTHHIAASAACRAINHVLKAEPWAMAELSHHAGKVILLSLPIGRLCIEIGPDGSLLALTNTDDPSLELEVSAEALSALTGGPGNLREQAMKSVKITGDADLAQLLGRLAGQIRWEYEEDLARFIGDAPANFAVRQGKKFVSAGRAAATDLLENVVEYVSEERKVLLNKRDFMIRKNELNSMRDAVDRLEKRIQLLERKG, encoded by the coding sequence ATGACCACCACTTCTCTTCCAACGCACCATATTGCTGCATCAGCTGCTTGTCGGGCAATAAACCATGTTCTCAAGGCTGAGCCATGGGCTATGGCTGAGTTGTCTCACCATGCTGGCAAGGTGATTTTGCTGAGCCTGCCAATTGGCAGGCTGTGCATTGAGATAGGCCCTGATGGCTCCTTGCTTGCATTAACGAACACAGATGATCCATCGCTTGAGCTGGAAGTCTCCGCAGAAGCACTCAGCGCCTTGACTGGTGGCCCTGGTAATTTGCGAGAGCAAGCCATGAAGTCAGTCAAGATTACCGGTGATGCTGACCTAGCGCAATTATTAGGCCGCTTAGCAGGTCAGATTCGGTGGGAGTATGAAGAGGATCTGGCGCGTTTTATTGGAGATGCCCCTGCGAACTTTGCTGTTCGTCAAGGCAAGAAATTCGTTTCTGCTGGAAGGGCCGCTGCGACTGATCTACTTGAAAATGTCGTGGAGTATGTGAGCGAAGAAAGAAAAGTACTTTTGAATAAACGGGATTTTATGATTCGTAAAAATGAATTAAATTCAATGCGTGATGCAGTTGATCGTCTAGAAAAGCGCATTCAACTTTTAGAGCGAAAAGGTTAA
- a CDS encoding Tim44 domain-containing protein encodes MNKHFFKAVLLSVSLIFATVGHADAARLGGGKSIGKAPSAPMQKQAAPAQKPTQQAQPATPAAAPQAPAPSRFGGMGGILGGLAAGLGIGYLLSHFGLGEAASSLITGLLIAVLAGFVIMFLMRRMMPALSGANKGPQVTSQGMQRSNLDQTPRQEPGFAPAANAFGGVSSEPAPFQSTLPPGFDEYAFLDNAKQYFSTLQKAWDQGDLPALREYTTPEMFATIEQDLAGRADSSNQTDVVTLNAQLLGIETADNTYYCSVQFTGMIREQAGAQPNNFSEIWNLSKPVSGPGGWVLAGISQLV; translated from the coding sequence ATGAATAAGCATTTTTTCAAGGCAGTTCTATTGAGTGTCAGCTTAATATTTGCCACTGTCGGTCATGCTGATGCTGCCCGTTTAGGCGGCGGTAAAAGTATTGGTAAAGCACCAAGTGCGCCAATGCAAAAACAAGCTGCTCCTGCACAAAAACCAACTCAACAAGCTCAACCTGCTACACCGGCTGCAGCCCCTCAGGCGCCTGCACCTAGTCGCTTTGGTGGTATGGGTGGAATCCTCGGCGGACTTGCTGCAGGACTTGGTATCGGATATCTCTTATCTCACTTTGGTTTAGGTGAGGCTGCGTCATCTTTGATTACTGGATTATTGATTGCTGTTTTGGCAGGCTTTGTCATTATGTTTCTGATGAGAAGAATGATGCCTGCATTGTCGGGCGCCAATAAAGGCCCACAAGTCACTTCGCAAGGAATGCAACGTAGCAATCTAGATCAAACACCTAGGCAGGAGCCTGGTTTTGCACCAGCTGCCAATGCATTTGGTGGCGTATCTAGTGAGCCTGCACCATTTCAATCTACTCTGCCACCTGGTTTTGATGAGTACGCATTTCTGGACAATGCCAAGCAGTATTTCTCAACACTCCAAAAAGCATGGGATCAGGGTGACTTACCAGCTTTGCGTGAGTACACCACGCCGGAGATGTTCGCGACGATTGAGCAAGACCTAGCGGGGCGTGCTGATAGCTCCAATCAAACAGATGTCGTTACTTTGAATGCGCAGTTGCTTGGAATTGAGACAGCTGACAATACTTACTACTGTAGTGTGCAGTTCACGGGCATGATTCGTGAGCAAGCTGGCGCACAACCAAATAACTTCTCTGAAATTTGGAACTTAAGTAAGCCGGTAAGTGGTCCTGGGGGCTGGGTACTGGCGGGTATTTCGCAGTTGGTTTAA
- a CDS encoding glycerate kinase, with protein sequence MSQQETILKNAFAAALAVADPKKIVPEYLAKIFPQGSEPQGKCLVVGAGKASSSMATALESHAKNHWPNVILEGVVLTRYGHHSPTSHVQIIEAGHPVPDQAGMDGAQKIYRLVSKLNQGDVLIALISGGGSSLLTLPQAGISIEDMRKTTEALLRSGAPIEEMNVVRKHLSAILGGNLARLAIARGARVEALLISDVTGDAPADIASGPCAPDYSTYQDALDILAKHHLGADAIPGSVLSHLQRGVAGEVPETLKEADLKNVSVKNHVIATAYKSLEAAAEYVRTQGYESMMLGDTITGEAQEVGIEQAALARQHLLAKADNPIALISGGECTVTIPKGVKGRGGRCSEYLLSLFSASADLPNISALAADTDGIDGSEKNAGAWFTPAIRQAANTQGLIPSQYLDQHDCYGFFAQLDALVETGPTLTNVNDFRIILLDK encoded by the coding sequence ATGAGCCAGCAAGAAACTATTCTCAAAAATGCCTTTGCAGCCGCTTTAGCGGTTGCTGACCCTAAGAAAATCGTCCCAGAATATCTTGCCAAGATCTTCCCGCAAGGTTCAGAGCCTCAAGGGAAGTGTTTGGTAGTGGGCGCAGGTAAAGCGAGTTCTTCTATGGCAACGGCTCTAGAGTCCCATGCGAAGAATCATTGGCCCAATGTAATTCTTGAGGGTGTAGTGCTAACCCGATATGGTCACCACTCTCCCACTAGTCATGTCCAAATTATTGAAGCAGGCCACCCTGTTCCGGATCAAGCGGGCATGGATGGTGCTCAAAAAATCTACCGTTTAGTAAGTAAGTTGAATCAAGGTGATGTTTTGATTGCCTTGATCTCTGGAGGTGGCTCCAGCCTACTTACTTTGCCTCAGGCTGGTATCAGCATTGAGGATATGCGCAAGACTACTGAAGCGCTATTGCGTTCCGGTGCGCCGATCGAGGAGATGAATGTTGTTCGTAAACACTTGTCAGCGATTTTGGGTGGTAATTTAGCAAGGCTGGCGATTGCGCGAGGCGCTCGAGTCGAGGCTTTACTGATTTCTGATGTCACGGGAGATGCTCCCGCTGATATTGCTAGCGGCCCTTGTGCTCCGGATTACTCGACTTACCAAGATGCTTTAGATATTTTGGCGAAACATCATTTAGGTGCCGACGCTATTCCGGGTTCAGTTTTATCCCACTTGCAGCGCGGTGTAGCTGGTGAGGTTCCTGAAACTTTAAAAGAAGCCGATCTAAAAAATGTTTCAGTAAAAAATCATGTGATTGCCACTGCTTATAAGAGCCTTGAGGCTGCTGCCGAGTATGTTCGCACACAAGGTTATGAGTCAATGATGTTGGGTGACACTATTACCGGCGAAGCTCAAGAGGTAGGTATAGAACAAGCGGCCTTAGCACGCCAGCATTTGCTGGCTAAGGCTGACAATCCAATCGCCCTTATTTCGGGCGGTGAATGCACTGTAACCATCCCTAAAGGAGTGAAGGGCCGAGGTGGTCGCTGTAGCGAATACCTACTTTCACTTTTTTCCGCCTCTGCAGATCTGCCCAATATTTCGGCCCTAGCTGCGGATACTGATGGTATCGATGGCAGTGAAAAAAATGCCGGCGCCTGGTTTACTCCGGCAATTCGACAGGCTGCCAATACGCAAGGCCTGATTCCATCGCAATACCTAGACCAGCATGATTGCTATGGTTTTTTTGCGCAATTAGATGCTTTGGTGGAAACTGGCCCTACACTGACGAATGTGAATGATTTCCGCATCATTTTGCTAGATAAATAA
- the nudB gene encoding dihydroneopterin triphosphate diphosphatase, with protein sequence MKIPISVLVVIYKSNGEVLLIERADKANFWQSVTGSVDAIDEDLKVAAAREVFEETGIDVAALPMGSLQDMHHQIEYEIYPQWRHRYAPGVTRNVEHWFSLLVPDATQVQLAPREHVAYEWLPFADAASKCFSPSNGAAILQLFSAA encoded by the coding sequence TTGAAAATCCCCATTTCGGTTTTAGTGGTTATTTACAAATCGAATGGGGAGGTCTTGCTGATAGAGCGGGCCGATAAAGCCAACTTCTGGCAATCTGTTACTGGCAGTGTTGATGCTATTGATGAAGATCTCAAGGTCGCCGCTGCACGCGAGGTTTTTGAGGAGACTGGAATTGATGTTGCCGCCCTCCCCATGGGCTCTCTACAAGATATGCATCATCAGATTGAGTATGAAATCTATCCGCAGTGGCGTCACCGCTACGCCCCTGGAGTGACTAGAAATGTCGAGCATTGGTTCTCACTGTTGGTACCAGATGCTACTCAAGTTCAATTGGCTCCCAGAGAGCATGTCGCCTATGAGTGGCTGCCGTTTGCGGATGCTGCTAGTAAATGTTTTTCTCCCAGCAATGGTGCGGCTATTCTGCAATTGTTCTCTGCGGCTTAG
- the pyrC gene encoding dihydroorotase, whose protein sequence is MTNTSTQIQLIQPDDWHLHIRDGEVMKDVLADTARQFARAIIMPNLKPPVTTVDLANAYRTRIETNLQSLGVTSFTPLMTLYLTDNTSADEVRKAKAAGIVGFKLYPAGATTNSDAGVSDIKRCYAALEAMQAVSMPLLVHGEVTSAEIDIFDREAVFIDQVLEPLRKDFPDLKIVFEHITTKQAAHYVRDAQTAGKNSLAATITPQHLLMNRNAIFAGGIRPHNYCLPVLKREEHRVALLEAATSGSPRFFLGTDSAPHAKGAKEAACGCAGCYSAFNALGLYAEAFESVGKLDKLEGFASFFGPDFYSLPRNTQKITLVKQAQSIPTELPLGDATIVPLRAGETIAWNLA, encoded by the coding sequence ATGACTAATACCTCAACCCAAATTCAACTGATTCAGCCAGATGATTGGCATTTGCATATTCGTGATGGTGAAGTCATGAAAGATGTTTTGGCAGATACTGCACGTCAATTTGCGCGCGCCATCATCATGCCGAATTTAAAGCCACCAGTAACTACGGTTGATTTGGCAAATGCCTATCGCACTCGAATTGAAACGAATCTTCAATCCTTGGGTGTGACCAGCTTTACTCCCTTGATGACTTTATATCTCACGGATAACACTTCGGCGGATGAAGTGCGCAAAGCAAAAGCTGCTGGTATTGTTGGTTTTAAGCTTTATCCCGCTGGAGCAACAACCAATAGTGATGCTGGTGTCAGCGATATCAAACGTTGCTATGCTGCGCTAGAAGCGATGCAAGCCGTCAGTATGCCTTTGTTAGTGCATGGTGAAGTAACTAGCGCTGAGATTGACATCTTTGATCGCGAGGCAGTATTTATCGATCAAGTGCTCGAGCCTTTGCGCAAGGATTTTCCTGATCTCAAGATCGTGTTTGAACACATCACTACCAAGCAGGCTGCGCACTATGTACGTGATGCACAAACTGCGGGTAAAAATAGCTTAGCTGCCACTATCACTCCACAACACTTATTGATGAATCGCAATGCAATTTTTGCTGGCGGTATTCGTCCGCATAATTATTGTTTACCAGTGCTCAAGCGTGAAGAGCATCGCGTTGCCTTGCTCGAAGCTGCAACAAGTGGCAGCCCCAGATTTTTCTTGGGCACTGATAGTGCGCCACACGCTAAGGGTGCCAAAGAGGCTGCTTGTGGTTGTGCTGGTTGTTACAGTGCTTTCAATGCCTTGGGTTTATATGCTGAAGCATTTGAGAGTGTTGGTAAGTTGGATAAGCTTGAGGGCTTCGCCAGTTTCTTTGGGCCCGACTTTTATTCCTTGCCACGCAATACCCAGAAAATTACTTTAGTGAAGCAGGCACAAAGTATTCCAACCGAGCTTCCTTTGGGCGATGCTACGATCGTGCCGCTGCGTGCTGGTGAGACCATCGCCTGGAACTTGGCTTAA
- a CDS encoding DUF502 domain-containing protein → MKKYFIAGILVWAPMSITIWVIAWGLGLLDGVFGSVMHAIIAVFPNQFAADLQHFRELPGVGILIVVSVIMMTGLVAISFAGQWWIKMWNKQMNRIPIVRSIYSSVQQVSSTLFSGSGQAFSKALLIRYPHADSWAIAFQTGMPAKEVAAKLGEDYVNVFLPTTPNPTSGFFMIVPRAHTIELEMSVEEALKHIVSMGSVPPTSSTGMTAIGSSHHL, encoded by the coding sequence ATGAAAAAATACTTTATCGCAGGCATTTTGGTGTGGGCACCGATGTCAATCACCATTTGGGTGATTGCATGGGGCTTGGGCCTGCTCGATGGTGTTTTTGGCTCTGTAATGCATGCCATTATTGCCGTATTCCCCAATCAGTTTGCTGCCGATCTACAGCATTTCCGTGAGTTACCGGGTGTTGGTATTTTGATTGTGGTTTCGGTCATCATGATGACTGGCTTAGTTGCAATTAGTTTTGCCGGGCAGTGGTGGATCAAGATGTGGAATAAGCAGATGAATCGCATTCCGATTGTGCGATCAATCTACTCCAGCGTTCAACAAGTCTCTTCCACCTTATTTTCTGGAAGTGGCCAAGCATTTAGCAAAGCATTATTAATTCGTTATCCGCATGCAGATTCTTGGGCGATTGCGTTCCAGACTGGTATGCCAGCAAAAGAAGTTGCTGCGAAGTTGGGTGAAGATTATGTGAATGTATTTTTGCCAACTACGCCAAATCCAACTTCTGGATTTTTTATGATCGTCCCGCGCGCACACACTATTGAATTAGAGATGAGTGTCGAAGAGGCGCTCAAACATATTGTTTCAATGGGATCTGTTCCTCCCACCAGTTCAACTGGCATGACCGCTATTGGGTCAAGCCATCATCTTTGA